From a single Capillibacterium thermochitinicola genomic region:
- a CDS encoding LysM peptidoglycan-binding domain-containing protein, translating to MGISYYELKYGILSEDDLTALLKGFDFDTEEAGWTIVKYVVRDGDTISGLSARFKIPQTLILRLNDLSPGATIKQGEILLLPEPYT from the coding sequence ATGGGTATTTCTTACTACGAGCTTAAATACGGTATTTTATCGGAAGACGACCTGACCGCCCTCCTCAAAGGATTTGACTTTGACACCGAAGAAGCCGGTTGGACCATCGTCAAGTATGTGGTCCGCGACGGCGACACCATCAGCGGGCTAAGCGCCAGGTTCAAGATCCCCCAAACCTTAATTTTAAGGCTGAACGACCTTTCCCCTGGTGCCACCATCAAACAAGGGGAAATCTTGCTTCTCCCCGAACCCTATACCTAA
- a CDS encoding MATE family efflux transporter, which yields MQDLTQGREGKLIFVFALPMLIGNVFQQLYNTVDSIIVGNTLGKAALAAVGASFPLVFLLVSLIIGLSMGTTVLIAQYYGAGRLDQVKKTIDTTYIFLFVAALVCTLLGLATSKPLLRLLKTPAEIFALAVTYLQIIFAGLIFTFGFNTISAILRGLGNSKTPLYFLILSTMINIVLDLVFILSFGWGVAGAAWATIIAQAVSFILGQYYLARRYELFRFDLKKMTFDRTIFLTTLKIGLPTGIQQMLVATGMMALSRIVNNFGTAAVAAYTAAGRIDSFASMPAMNLSAALSAFVGQNLGARKPERVKRGYLSALAMAIAIALATTITVTLFGRELIAMFNTDPEVITIGASYLIIVGSFYPVFAWMFITNGVLRGAGDTLIPMFFSVFSLWLIRVPVASLLSKRLGTNGIWWGIPVAWTVGALLGFVYFLSGRWKRRPLISTT from the coding sequence ATGCAAGATCTAACCCAAGGTCGGGAAGGCAAACTGATCTTCGTTTTTGCCCTCCCCATGCTGATCGGTAATGTCTTTCAACAGCTCTACAACACCGTTGACAGTATTATTGTGGGCAATACTTTAGGCAAAGCCGCCCTCGCCGCGGTGGGGGCCAGTTTCCCCCTGGTTTTTCTCCTGGTTTCGCTCATTATCGGCCTCTCCATGGGGACAACCGTCCTGATCGCCCAGTATTACGGGGCCGGCCGCCTCGACCAGGTGAAAAAGACCATCGATACCACTTACATCTTTCTTTTTGTCGCGGCCCTCGTCTGCACCCTGCTGGGCCTGGCCACCAGCAAACCGCTGCTGCGGCTCCTCAAAACTCCGGCCGAAATCTTTGCCCTCGCCGTTACCTACCTCCAGATTATCTTCGCCGGGCTCATCTTTACCTTCGGGTTTAATACCATCAGTGCGATCCTCCGGGGGCTGGGCAATTCCAAAACCCCCCTCTATTTTTTAATCCTCTCCACCATGATCAACATCGTTTTGGATCTCGTGTTTATCCTTTCCTTCGGTTGGGGCGTCGCCGGGGCGGCCTGGGCCACCATCATCGCGCAAGCGGTCTCTTTCATCCTCGGCCAATATTATCTCGCCCGCCGCTATGAGCTCTTTCGTTTTGATCTGAAGAAGATGACCTTTGACCGCACCATCTTCCTCACCACCTTAAAAATCGGCCTTCCCACCGGCATCCAGCAGATGCTGGTGGCCACCGGCATGATGGCCCTCTCCCGTATCGTCAACAATTTCGGAACGGCCGCCGTCGCCGCCTACACCGCCGCCGGACGGATCGATTCCTTCGCCTCCATGCCGGCGATGAACCTCTCCGCCGCCCTGTCCGCTTTTGTCGGCCAAAACCTGGGCGCGCGGAAACCGGAACGCGTCAAGCGCGGGTACCTCAGCGCGCTGGCCATGGCCATTGCGATCGCCCTCGCCACGACGATCACCGTCACCCTGTTCGGCCGGGAGCTGATCGCCATGTTCAATACCGACCCCGAAGTGATTACGATCGGCGCCAGCTATCTGATTATCGTCGGTTCCTTTTACCCCGTTTTTGCCTGGATGTTCATTACCAACGGGGTGCTCAGGGGCGCCGGCGATACGCTCATTCCCATGTTTTTCTCCGTCTTTTCGCTCTGGCTGATTAGGGTACCCGTCGCCAGCCTGCTCTCCAAAAGACTGGGCACCAACGGGATCTGGTGGGGAATCCCCGTGGCCTGGACGGTCGGGGCGCTCCTCGGTTTTGTCTACTTTCTCTCCGGCCGCTGGAAACGGCGCCCCCTG